One window of the Archangium primigenium genome contains the following:
- a CDS encoding isoprenylcysteine carboxyl methyltransferase family protein, with translation MELSDSARAYLFFLGLIGVERVVELVLSTRNARRALAAGGREVGQGHYRVMTVLHTAFLVSCAAEVVGWPRAFPGVLGWVALGGAVLAQALRYWAITTLGERWNTRILFIPGARPVTSGPYRFVRHPNYVAVILEMACIPLIHGAYLTALVFSVANAALLVVRIRAEEAALGPEYQRAFGARPRFVPGGAHES, from the coding sequence ATGGAACTCTCGGATTCCGCACGGGCCTACCTGTTCTTCCTCGGACTCATCGGGGTGGAGCGGGTCGTGGAGCTCGTCCTCTCCACGCGCAACGCCCGGCGAGCGCTCGCCGCGGGCGGGCGGGAGGTGGGCCAGGGCCACTACCGGGTGATGACGGTGCTGCACACGGCCTTCCTCGTGTCGTGCGCGGCCGAGGTGGTGGGCTGGCCCCGGGCCTTCCCCGGCGTGCTCGGGTGGGTGGCGCTGGGCGGCGCGGTGCTGGCGCAGGCGCTGCGCTACTGGGCCATCACCACGCTGGGCGAGCGCTGGAACACGCGCATCCTCTTCATCCCGGGCGCGCGGCCGGTGACGAGCGGCCCCTACCGCTTCGTGCGCCACCCCAACTACGTGGCCGTCATCCTGGAGATGGCGTGCATTCCGCTCATCCACGGGGCCTACCTGACGGCGCTCGTCTTCAGCGTGGCCAACGCGGCGCTGCTCGTCGTGCGCATCCGCGCCGAGGAAGCCGCGCTCGGCCCCGAGTACCAGCGCGCCTTTGGCGCCCGCCCCCGCTTCGTGCCCGGCGGCGCCCATGAGTCCTGA
- a CDS encoding YceI family protein — MKLFLKSVVAAAVLVPSFAFAATYTLDPSHSTAEFSVRHMMVSNVKGAIKLTSGSLNLDEKDVTKSTVEATLDTSTINTNEPKRDEHLKSADFFDAAKYPTITFKSTKVAKAGKDKLKVTGDFTLHGVTKPVVLDVTGPTAEAKDPWGNTVRGVEATTTINRKDFGLSWNKALETGGVAVSEDVKITLNLEMKKEAPAAAAPAAAEPAKK, encoded by the coding sequence ATGAAGCTGTTCCTCAAGTCCGTCGTCGCCGCCGCCGTCCTCGTTCCCTCGTTCGCGTTCGCCGCCACGTACACGCTCGACCCGTCCCACTCGACGGCGGAGTTCTCCGTGCGGCACATGATGGTGTCCAACGTGAAGGGCGCCATCAAGCTGACGTCCGGCAGCCTGAACCTGGACGAGAAGGACGTCACCAAGTCCACCGTGGAGGCCACGCTGGACACCTCCACCATCAACACCAACGAGCCCAAGCGCGACGAGCACCTCAAGAGCGCGGACTTCTTCGACGCCGCCAAGTACCCCACCATCACCTTCAAGTCGACCAAGGTGGCCAAGGCCGGCAAGGACAAGCTCAAGGTGACGGGTGACTTCACCCTGCACGGCGTGACCAAGCCGGTGGTGCTGGACGTGACGGGCCCCACCGCCGAGGCGAAGGATCCCTGGGGCAACACGGTGCGCGGCGTGGAGGCCACCACCACCATCAACCGCAAGGACTTCGGCCTGTCCTGGAACAAGGCGCTGGAGACGGGCGGCGTGGCGGTGAGCGAGGACGTGAAGATCACGCTGAACCTGGAGATGAAGAAGGAGGCGCCCGCGGCCGCGGCGCCCGCGGCGGCCGAGCCCGCGAAGAAGTAG
- a CDS encoding acetyl-CoA C-acetyltransferase encodes MKSVSKSEEIYFLSGKRTPFGTYGGALKDVSATDLAVESARAALAQAKVSPEHIQHVVYGNVVQTSADAIYLPRHVGLRTGVPVPVPALGVNRLCGSGFQAFINAAELMITEQAECVLAGGTESMSQAPHVIRGARFGIPLGKGGMEDMLWSALTDSYTGMPMALTAEQLAVDYGLSQDVVDEYAVLTQKRFAAAQESGRFEQEISPVTLKGKKGDTVVSRDEHNRPETTVEGLKKLPKVFKKDGVVHAGAASGICDGAGSMVMATRAFVEKHGLTPIARLVNWGVSGCDPKVMGIGPAPAIRNLLTRAQCKLTDVDLFEVNEAFAPQYLAVEKELGLPREHSNVNGGAIAVGHPLGASGARITMTLAYELKRRGARYGIGSACIGGGQGIALLIEAL; translated from the coding sequence ATGAAGAGCGTGTCCAAGAGCGAAGAGATCTACTTCCTGTCCGGCAAGCGCACGCCGTTCGGGACCTATGGGGGCGCGCTCAAGGACGTGAGCGCCACGGATCTGGCGGTGGAGTCGGCGCGGGCCGCGCTCGCGCAGGCGAAGGTGTCGCCCGAGCACATCCAGCACGTCGTCTACGGCAACGTGGTGCAGACGAGCGCGGACGCCATCTACCTGCCCCGGCACGTGGGCCTGCGCACGGGGGTGCCGGTGCCGGTGCCCGCGCTGGGCGTCAACCGGCTGTGCGGCTCGGGCTTCCAGGCCTTCATCAACGCCGCGGAGCTGATGATCACCGAGCAGGCCGAGTGCGTGCTGGCCGGTGGCACCGAGTCCATGAGCCAGGCGCCCCACGTCATCCGCGGGGCGCGCTTCGGCATTCCGCTGGGCAAGGGCGGCATGGAGGACATGCTCTGGAGCGCCCTGACGGACAGCTACACCGGCATGCCCATGGCGCTCACCGCCGAGCAGCTCGCGGTGGACTACGGGCTGAGCCAGGACGTGGTGGACGAGTACGCGGTGCTCACCCAGAAGCGCTTCGCCGCCGCGCAGGAGTCCGGCCGCTTCGAGCAGGAGATTTCTCCCGTCACGCTCAAGGGCAAGAAGGGCGACACGGTGGTGTCCCGCGACGAGCACAACCGTCCGGAGACCACGGTGGAGGGGCTCAAGAAGCTGCCCAAGGTGTTCAAGAAGGACGGCGTGGTGCACGCGGGCGCCGCCAGCGGCATCTGCGACGGCGCGGGCTCCATGGTGATGGCCACGCGCGCCTTCGTGGAGAAGCACGGTCTGACGCCCATCGCCCGGCTGGTGAACTGGGGCGTGTCCGGGTGTGACCCGAAGGTGATGGGCATCGGCCCCGCGCCCGCCATCCGCAACCTGCTCACGCGCGCCCAGTGCAAGCTCACGGACGTGGACCTGTTCGAGGTGAACGAGGCCTTCGCGCCGCAGTACCTCGCGGTGGAGAAGGAGCTGGGGCTGCCGCGCGAGCACAGCAACGTGAACGGCGGCGCCATCGCCGTGGGCCACCCGCTGGGCGCCTCCGGCGCGCGCATCACCATGACGCTCGCCTACGAGCTCAAGCGCCGCGGCGCGCGCTACGGCATCGGCTCGGCCTGCATCGGTGGCGGCCAGGGCATCGCGCTTCTCATCGAGGCGCTCTGA
- a CDS encoding S1 family peptidase — translation MTRTRWGGLLALGLLAACTPTRDEAPAASAPTPEAVRVDGFSALKDATVTLYPGHCAGVIVADGHHALTAAHCIRGEPGSRQPVVLRKGQLLGGEVKVVDVHRDVAVIRLDTLAPVHPLAVASTPPTPGMALLFAGRNDRPGEPQEIELRRLGRCPSLPDVPQALFTSLRGAKGDSGAPVVDEHLRVVGLVHGGAACSIAAPTVEVSPLVDMLVAEVARPDAQQGVGGSGSAP, via the coding sequence ATGACACGAACGAGATGGGGCGGACTGCTGGCGCTCGGCCTGCTGGCGGCATGCACGCCCACCCGGGACGAGGCCCCCGCCGCGAGCGCTCCCACCCCGGAGGCGGTCCGGGTCGACGGGTTCAGCGCGTTGAAGGACGCCACCGTGACGCTCTATCCGGGCCACTGCGCGGGCGTCATCGTGGCCGACGGCCACCACGCGCTCACCGCCGCGCACTGCATCCGGGGCGAGCCGGGCAGCCGTCAGCCCGTCGTCCTGCGGAAAGGCCAACTGTTGGGGGGCGAGGTGAAGGTCGTGGACGTGCACCGGGACGTGGCCGTCATCCGCCTGGACACGCTGGCCCCCGTCCACCCGCTCGCGGTGGCGAGCACGCCCCCCACGCCCGGCATGGCGCTGCTCTTCGCGGGCCGCAATGACCGACCGGGCGAGCCCCAGGAGATCGAATTGCGCCGGCTCGGCCGCTGCCCCTCGCTGCCCGACGTGCCCCAGGCGCTCTTCACCAGCCTGCGCGGCGCCAAGGGCGACTCCGGCGCCCCCGTGGTGGATGAACACCTGCGGGTGGTGGGCCTGGTCCACGGCGGCGCGGCGTGCAGCATCGCGGCCCCCACCGTCGAGGTGTCCCCCTTGGTGGACATGCTCGTCGCGGAGGTGGCCCGGCCCGACGCGCAGCAGGGCGTGGGCGGCTCGGGGAGCGCCCCTTGA
- a CDS encoding NAD(P)/FAD-dependent oxidoreductase → MTDVAIVGGGPAGLAVAIHAARKGLVTRLFERQGLPRDKACGEGLLPAGLRELEALGARALLTTEDCARLEGIRYLQEDGTTVEGRLPAPGGLGIRRLALERVLAQVAREAGVDVREHCQVTNVERTREQARLTLASGERVEARLLVAADGLASPLRRAQGLEVAPLPHAPRRFGLRQHFRLAPWSPFVEVHFASGVEAYVTPTGDTRVGVAFLWEDGRVEGRVGFPQLLQRFPALEARIAGAPEDSSPRGAGPLAQTVRARALDRFVLVGDAAGYVDAITGEGLTLALRSARELGQRLPEILQRGATRESFRAYERAVRPHYRRYVVFTRMLLTLARRPWLRARVIRQLAQHPALFETLVHRIVDP, encoded by the coding sequence ATGACGGACGTGGCCATCGTGGGCGGTGGCCCGGCGGGGCTCGCGGTGGCCATCCACGCCGCGAGGAAGGGACTCGTCACGCGGCTGTTCGAGCGGCAGGGCCTGCCCCGGGACAAGGCGTGCGGCGAGGGCCTGCTGCCCGCGGGCCTGCGGGAGCTCGAGGCGCTGGGTGCGCGGGCGCTGCTCACCACGGAGGACTGCGCGCGCCTGGAGGGCATCCGCTACCTGCAGGAGGACGGCACCACGGTGGAAGGCCGGCTGCCGGCGCCCGGGGGCCTGGGCATCCGGCGGCTCGCGCTGGAGCGGGTGCTCGCGCAGGTGGCCCGCGAGGCGGGTGTGGACGTGCGCGAGCACTGCCAGGTGACCAACGTCGAGCGCACGCGCGAGCAGGCCCGGCTGACGCTCGCCAGTGGGGAGCGGGTGGAGGCCCGGCTGCTCGTGGCCGCGGACGGACTCGCCTCGCCCCTGCGGCGCGCCCAGGGCCTGGAGGTGGCGCCCCTGCCCCATGCGCCCCGGCGCTTCGGGCTGCGGCAGCACTTCCGCCTGGCGCCGTGGTCCCCCTTCGTGGAGGTCCACTTCGCGTCGGGCGTGGAGGCCTATGTCACGCCCACGGGCGACACGCGCGTGGGCGTGGCCTTCCTGTGGGAGGACGGACGCGTGGAGGGCCGGGTCGGCTTCCCGCAGCTGCTCCAGCGGTTTCCCGCCCTGGAGGCGCGCATCGCCGGCGCGCCCGAGGACTCGTCGCCCCGGGGCGCGGGGCCGCTCGCCCAGACGGTGCGCGCGCGGGCCCTGGATCGCTTCGTCCTGGTGGGGGATGCCGCCGGGTACGTGGATGCCATCACCGGCGAGGGCCTGACGCTCGCGCTGCGCTCGGCGCGCGAGCTGGGACAGCGGCTGCCGGAGATCCTCCAGCGCGGGGCCACCCGGGAGTCCTTCCGGGCCTATGAGCGCGCCGTGCGGCCACACTACCGCCGCTACGTCGTCTTCACGCGCATGCTGCTCACCCTGGCGCGCCGACCCTGGCTCCGGGCGCGGGTCATCCGCCAGCTCGCCCAGCACCCCGCGCTCTTCGAGACCCTGGTGCACCGGATCGTGGATCCGTGA
- a CDS encoding rhomboid family intramembrane serine protease: MRPMRSMGGGGFGFAGVESMAAKLAIALVAGSVISLAAGQVGSLLLLAPQGVLGNFWLWQPFTYAFVERSPLGIIFGALILYSIGGGLEMTWGSRRLLWTIWGGAVLAGVLTVLTGLVLPVQVAYSGGGVMTTLAWVSYGLSIGRGQANFWGLPLSGYWLAAIGAGFVVLNALTAGVASQIPEIFALGIAWLAVNAASPRRLMLRAQHWRMQRQMRGRSKHLKVLSRDRDAERPNDRYLN, translated from the coding sequence ATGCGACCGATGCGCAGCATGGGCGGTGGGGGTTTTGGATTCGCGGGCGTGGAATCCATGGCCGCGAAGCTGGCGATCGCGCTGGTGGCCGGCTCGGTGATTTCGCTCGCGGCGGGCCAGGTGGGCTCGCTGCTGTTGCTCGCGCCGCAGGGCGTCCTGGGCAACTTCTGGCTCTGGCAGCCCTTCACCTACGCCTTCGTGGAGCGCAGTCCGCTGGGCATCATCTTCGGCGCCCTCATCCTCTACTCCATTGGTGGGGGCCTGGAGATGACGTGGGGCTCGCGCCGCCTGCTGTGGACCATCTGGGGCGGGGCGGTGCTGGCCGGCGTCCTCACGGTGCTCACCGGGCTCGTGCTGCCGGTGCAGGTGGCCTACTCGGGCGGCGGCGTGATGACGACGCTCGCGTGGGTGTCCTACGGCCTGTCCATCGGACGCGGTCAGGCCAACTTCTGGGGCCTGCCCCTGAGTGGCTACTGGCTGGCGGCCATTGGCGCGGGCTTCGTGGTGCTCAACGCCCTCACCGCGGGCGTGGCCAGCCAGATTCCGGAGATCTTCGCGCTGGGGATCGCCTGGTTGGCGGTGAACGCGGCGAGCCCGCGGCGCCTCATGCTCCGGGCGCAGCACTGGCGGATGCAGCGGCAGATGCGCGGGCGCTCCAAGCACTTGAAGGTGCTCTCGCGCGACCGCGACGCGGAGCGGCCCAACGACCGCTACCTGAACTGA
- a CDS encoding sigma 54-interacting transcriptional regulator: MAVKPELDLRELLTFEPQGGLIHFAGQRVVLWDPVGMGLLRRELIDTLGMTAARGMLTRLGYAHGWRTAEAMRDALPWEDEAQWRRAGGRLHTLQGQVVLEPVERRESDGPAPFAEALWHDSYEAEQHLLHLGTAEEPVCWSLTGFASGYMSCCNGKPIYCLETRCVGRGDPVCQIIGKPAEEWSESCREALRFYETQCMEGALAQVTEALKQAERKLRVKRQTLARVSGVKEDPAGMVARTQAMKQVLDLARRAAKVDSTVLITGESGVGKERIARLIHEESRRAHKAFVAVNCAAVTESLLESELFGHARGAFTGATHDRAGLFEAAHGGTLFLDEVGEVPPAMQAKLLRVLQEREVRRVGENVSRKVDVRVVAATNRLLPTEVAAARFRQDLYYRLRVIELKVPPLRERRDDILPLARMLLAEATERLGRRVQGLSPEAAEQLLRYEWPGNVRELSNALERAVALCENSRVERDDLPEEVRVAPPTFLPGDTPRTLEAMERDYVLAVLARNGGNRARTAEQLDIGIATLYRKLKQYGEPETAH, encoded by the coding sequence GTGGCGGTGAAGCCGGAGTTGGATCTGCGCGAGTTGCTGACCTTCGAGCCCCAGGGCGGGCTCATCCACTTCGCGGGGCAGCGGGTGGTGTTGTGGGATCCGGTGGGCATGGGGCTCTTGCGCCGCGAGCTCATCGACACGCTGGGCATGACGGCGGCGCGCGGCATGCTCACGCGCCTGGGCTACGCCCACGGCTGGCGCACGGCGGAGGCGATGCGGGACGCGCTGCCCTGGGAGGACGAGGCGCAGTGGCGCCGGGCGGGCGGACGGCTGCACACGCTGCAGGGCCAGGTGGTGCTCGAGCCCGTGGAGCGGCGCGAGTCGGACGGCCCGGCCCCGTTCGCCGAGGCCCTGTGGCACGACTCGTACGAGGCCGAGCAGCACCTCTTGCACCTGGGCACGGCGGAGGAGCCGGTGTGCTGGTCGCTCACGGGCTTCGCCAGCGGCTACATGAGCTGCTGCAACGGCAAGCCCATCTATTGCCTGGAGACGCGCTGCGTGGGGCGGGGAGACCCCGTGTGTCAGATCATCGGCAAGCCCGCGGAGGAGTGGAGCGAGTCGTGCCGCGAGGCGCTGCGCTTCTACGAGACGCAGTGCATGGAGGGCGCGCTCGCGCAGGTGACCGAGGCGCTCAAGCAGGCCGAGCGCAAGCTGCGCGTCAAGCGGCAGACGCTCGCGCGGGTGTCCGGCGTGAAGGAGGATCCGGCGGGCATGGTGGCGCGCACCCAGGCGATGAAGCAGGTGCTCGACCTGGCGCGGCGCGCGGCGAAGGTGGACTCCACGGTGCTCATCACCGGCGAGAGCGGCGTGGGCAAGGAGCGCATCGCGCGGCTCATCCACGAGGAGAGCCGCCGGGCGCACAAGGCCTTCGTGGCGGTCAACTGCGCGGCGGTGACGGAGAGCCTGCTGGAGAGCGAGCTGTTCGGCCACGCGCGCGGCGCCTTCACCGGGGCCACGCATGACCGGGCGGGCCTCTTCGAGGCGGCGCACGGGGGCACGCTCTTCCTCGACGAGGTGGGCGAGGTGCCCCCGGCCATGCAGGCCAAGCTGCTGCGCGTGCTGCAGGAGCGCGAGGTGCGGCGCGTGGGCGAGAACGTGAGCCGCAAGGTGGACGTGCGCGTGGTGGCGGCCACCAACCGGCTGCTGCCCACCGAGGTGGCCGCGGCGCGCTTCCGCCAGGACCTGTACTACCGGCTGCGCGTCATCGAGCTCAAGGTGCCGCCCCTGCGCGAGCGCCGCGACGACATCCTCCCCCTGGCGCGCATGCTGCTCGCGGAGGCCACCGAGCGGCTGGGCCGCCGCGTCCAGGGCCTGTCGCCGGAGGCGGCCGAGCAGCTCTTGCGCTACGAGTGGCCGGGCAACGTGCGCGAGCTGTCCAACGCGCTCGAGCGCGCCGTGGCCCTGTGTGAGAACAGCCGGGTGGAGCGGGACGACCTGCCCGAGGAGGTGCGCGTGGCGCCCCCCACCTTCCTGCCCGGGGACACGCCCCGCACGCTGGAGGCCATGGAGCGCGACTACGTGCTCGCGGTGCTGGCGCGCAACGGCGGCAACCGCGCGCGCACCGCCGAGCAGCTCGACATCGGCATCGCCACGCTCTACCGCAAGCTCAAGCAGTACGGCGAGCCGGAGACGGCCCACTGA